The following are from one region of the Abiotrophia defectiva ATCC 49176 genome:
- a CDS encoding ABC transporter ATP-binding protein, giving the protein MENKKRRGDWTSIVRLLKFMWQDYKWVLLVSAVLIVISALVTVNLTSSIRSLVDNFVQPMLQTGSSDFGPLRDFLVGLALFCLVGLLANYGFSIMMATISQDALRSLRNQLFERMQKLPVKYFDTHPHGDIMSIYTNDIDALRQAIEQSIPQLFSSAITMIGVTVSMLVVSPLLFLVVAVMLAIMVWVIKTVSSKSGRYFGEQQKNLGIENGFIEEMMSGQKVIKAFVHEAASIEAFDQINEQLFQSSYLANRFSNVLMPILGNLGNVSFVLTSIAGGFMALNGVGGLTIGGLMSFLQLNRSFIGPISQVSQQLNFVLMASAGADRIFNLLDEEPEVNQGKITLVNAEEVDGKLVVTDQKTNRWAWKHPRPQGQYELAPLVGNVVFNNVDFSYDGKKQILHDIQLYADKGQKVAFVGATGAGKTTITNLINRFYDIQSGSITYDGIDVKLIDKDSLRKSLGIVLQDTHLFSGTIAENIAYGREDASREEILEAARIANVDSFVKHLDQGYDTLLTDDGAGLSNGQRQLIAIARAALADAPVLILDEATSSIDSRTEKMVQEGLDRLMAGRTVFVIAHRLSTIVNSDVIMVMDHGRIIERGNHASLMAERGTYYRLYTGGLEID; this is encoded by the coding sequence ATGGAGAATAAGAAAAGACGTGGCGATTGGACTTCCATTGTCCGACTTCTCAAATTCATGTGGCAGGACTACAAGTGGGTCCTCCTAGTCTCCGCTGTCCTGATTGTTATATCAGCCCTAGTGACCGTTAACTTGACCAGTTCTATCCGCTCCTTGGTGGACAATTTTGTCCAACCTATGTTGCAGACGGGCTCTAGTGACTTTGGGCCATTGCGCGATTTCTTGGTGGGCCTAGCCCTCTTCTGCTTGGTTGGGCTTCTTGCTAACTACGGCTTCTCCATCATGATGGCCACCATCTCTCAGGATGCCTTGCGTTCCTTACGTAATCAACTCTTTGAGCGCATGCAGAAGCTGCCAGTTAAGTATTTTGACACCCATCCTCATGGGGATATCATGTCCATCTACACCAATGATATCGACGCGCTGCGTCAGGCCATCGAGCAGTCTATTCCCCAACTCTTCTCGTCTGCCATCACCATGATCGGGGTCACGGTCTCCATGTTGGTAGTCAGTCCCTTGCTCTTCTTAGTGGTGGCCGTCATGCTGGCCATTATGGTCTGGGTCATCAAGACAGTTTCTAGCAAGTCTGGTCGTTATTTTGGCGAGCAACAGAAGAATTTAGGGATTGAGAATGGCTTTATTGAAGAAATGATGTCTGGGCAGAAGGTCATCAAGGCCTTTGTCCATGAAGCAGCCAGCATTGAAGCCTTCGACCAAATTAACGAGCAACTTTTCCAATCTTCCTACCTGGCCAACCGTTTTTCTAACGTCCTTATGCCAATCCTAGGGAACTTGGGTAACGTCTCCTTCGTCCTGACCTCCATTGCCGGTGGCTTTATGGCCCTAAATGGAGTAGGTGGCTTGACCATTGGCGGACTTATGTCCTTCCTGCAACTCAACCGTTCCTTTATCGGGCCGATTTCTCAGGTCTCCCAACAGCTTAACTTTGTCCTCATGGCATCGGCTGGGGCAGACCGCATCTTCAATTTGCTAGATGAGGAGCCTGAAGTCAACCAAGGGAAGATAACTCTGGTTAATGCGGAAGAAGTTGACGGTAAGCTAGTTGTCACCGACCAGAAGACTAATCGCTGGGCTTGGAAACATCCGCGTCCACAAGGCCAATACGAGTTGGCGCCTTTGGTAGGGAATGTGGTCTTCAACAATGTAGACTTCTCTTATGATGGCAAGAAGCAGATCTTGCATGACATCCAGCTCTACGCTGATAAGGGTCAGAAGGTGGCCTTCGTCGGGGCAACTGGGGCCGGTAAGACCACCATTACTAACTTGATTAATCGCTTTTACGATATCCAGTCAGGTTCTATTACCTATGACGGCATCGACGTCAAGCTGATTGACAAGGACTCCCTGCGTAAGTCTCTGGGCATCGTCTTGCAGGATACCCACCTCTTTAGCGGGACCATTGCGGAAAATATCGCCTACGGTCGAGAAGACGCCAGTCGCGAGGAGATTCTGGAGGCGGCTCGCATCGCCAACGTCGATTCCTTCGTCAAGCATCTGGATCAGGGCTATGACACCCTACTGACTGACGACGGGGCCGGCCTCTCCAACGGCCAACGCCAGCTGATTGCCATTGCCCGCGCGGCCTTGGCTGATGCGCCTGTCCTTATTCTGGACGAGGCCACCTCATCCATCGACTCGCGGACTGAAAAAATGGTGCAAGAAGGCCTGGACCGTCTCATGGCCGGCCGCACCGTCTTCGTAATCGCCCACCGTCTGTCCACCATCGTCAATTCTGACGTCATCATGGTCATGGACCACGGCCGCATTATCGAACGCGGCAACCACGCCTCCCTCATGGCCGAGCGAGGCACCTACTACCGCCTCTACACCGGCGGCCTAGAAATCGACTAA
- a CDS encoding NAD(P)/FAD-dependent oxidoreductase, with the protein MSQIYDITIIGGGPVGLYAAFYAGMRQAKTKIIESLDLLGGQPAHLYPEKTIYDIPAHYQIKGGDLTQSLIQQLDHFDTTICTGQEARQLIQHEDEDGKPYYEIQTPQASHFSRAVIIAVGNGAFRPRKLDLPEAPDFEGKSLHYFVRQPEAFQDRVVAICGGGDSALDWALAIEPYAKQVHLIHRRPQFRAHEHSVSLLESSSVKIWTPYIPVALHGQDGQLDHLTLQVPRQEESVDLAVDDFIVSYGFVSSLGEIAKWPLTIKRQTIETGSCHQTNLPGVYAIGDIAQYQGKTKLIATGFGEATTAVSHAMASLYPERNNLHVHSSSLFEDK; encoded by the coding sequence ATGTCACAAATTTACGACATCACCATCATCGGTGGCGGGCCGGTTGGCCTCTATGCTGCCTTTTACGCTGGCATGCGCCAGGCCAAGACCAAAATCATCGAAAGCTTGGACCTGCTAGGTGGCCAGCCAGCCCATCTCTACCCTGAGAAGACCATCTACGATATCCCGGCCCACTACCAAATAAAGGGGGGCGACCTCACCCAGTCCCTGATTCAACAACTGGACCACTTCGACACCACCATCTGTACCGGCCAGGAAGCCCGTCAACTGATTCAACATGAAGATGAGGACGGCAAGCCCTACTATGAAATTCAGACCCCGCAAGCCAGTCATTTTAGCCGCGCGGTTATTATCGCCGTAGGCAACGGGGCCTTCCGTCCTCGTAAATTGGACTTGCCCGAGGCGCCAGACTTCGAAGGTAAATCGCTTCATTACTTTGTCCGCCAACCTGAGGCCTTCCAAGATCGGGTCGTAGCCATCTGTGGCGGGGGCGACTCCGCCCTGGACTGGGCGCTGGCTATCGAACCTTATGCCAAGCAAGTCCACCTAATTCACCGCAGACCCCAATTCCGGGCCCACGAACACAGTGTCAGCCTGTTGGAGTCTTCTAGCGTCAAGATTTGGACCCCTTATATTCCAGTTGCCCTCCATGGCCAAGACGGCCAGCTTGACCACCTAACCTTGCAAGTGCCACGCCAAGAAGAAAGCGTCGACTTAGCCGTCGATGACTTCATCGTCAGCTACGGCTTCGTCTCTTCCTTGGGCGAAATCGCCAAGTGGCCCCTTACCATCAAGCGTCAGACTATCGAGACCGGCAGCTGCCACCAAACTAATTTGCCAGGTGTCTATGCCATCGGGGATATTGCCCAATACCAAGGCAAGACTAAGCTGATTGCGACTGGTTTTGGTGAAGCCACTACAGCGGTTAGCCACGCCATGGCCAGCCTCTATCCAGAGCGCAACAATCTACATGTTCACAGTTCCTCCCTTTTCGAGGATAAATAA
- a CDS encoding glucose-6-phosphate isomerase, translating to MAHIKFDYSTAKKFFGEHELTQLQDYVTVADRQLREGTGAGSDYTGWVTWPEAYDKEEFAQVQAAAEKIRQDSDVLVVIGIGGSYLGARAAIEFLNDSFYNMKAGRKGMPQVVFAGNSISSTYLHDLLDLIGDRDFSINVISKSGTTTEPAVGFRVLKEKLIAKYGKEEAIKRIYATTDAKRGALKAEADQEGYQTFVIPDAIGGRFTVLTPVGLLPIAVAGGDIQAMMQGAAAAMAEYSQADLASNQAYQYAAIRNILYRKGKVTELLVNYEPGMAFFNEWWKQLFGESEGKDFKGIYPSSANFSTDLHSLGQYIQEGRRNIFETVVKVETPRHDVVIPEQEVDTDGLGYLQGQTVDFVNTKAFQGTLLAHIDGQVPNLVVSIPAMDAYSLGYLVYFFEIAVAISGYLNGVNPFDQPGVEAYKKNMFALLGKPGFEDLAAELNSRL from the coding sequence ATGGCACATATTAAATTTGATTACTCTACTGCCAAAAAATTCTTTGGCGAACACGAACTAACTCAACTCCAAGACTACGTGACCGTAGCTGACCGTCAATTGCGTGAGGGTACAGGGGCAGGTAGCGACTATACTGGTTGGGTGACTTGGCCTGAAGCATACGACAAGGAAGAATTTGCCCAAGTTCAAGCAGCTGCTGAGAAAATCCGTCAAGATTCTGATGTCTTAGTTGTGATCGGGATTGGGGGTTCATACCTAGGTGCCCGTGCAGCCATCGAGTTCTTGAACGATAGCTTCTATAATATGAAGGCCGGCCGCAAGGGTATGCCACAAGTAGTCTTTGCTGGTAACAGCATTTCTTCTACTTATTTACATGACTTATTAGACTTAATTGGCGACCGTGACTTCTCAATCAACGTTATTTCTAAATCAGGGACTACTACTGAACCAGCCGTTGGTTTCCGTGTCCTCAAGGAAAAATTGATTGCTAAGTATGGTAAGGAAGAAGCCATCAAACGTATCTACGCAACCACTGACGCTAAGCGTGGCGCCCTCAAGGCAGAAGCTGACCAAGAAGGCTACCAAACTTTCGTTATTCCAGATGCAATCGGCGGGCGCTTCACTGTCTTAACACCAGTTGGTCTCTTGCCAATCGCAGTTGCAGGTGGCGACATCCAAGCTATGATGCAAGGGGCAGCAGCTGCTATGGCCGAATACAGCCAAGCAGATTTAGCAAGCAACCAAGCTTACCAATATGCAGCGATTCGTAACATTCTCTACCGTAAAGGTAAAGTAACCGAACTCTTGGTTAACTACGAACCAGGTATGGCCTTCTTCAACGAATGGTGGAAACAACTCTTCGGTGAATCAGAAGGGAAAGACTTCAAGGGCATTTACCCATCAAGTGCTAACTTCTCTACTGACTTACACTCCTTGGGTCAATACATCCAAGAAGGCCGTCGCAACATCTTCGAGACGGTTGTCAAGGTTGAGACGCCTCGCCATGACGTGGTCATTCCAGAACAAGAAGTTGATACCGATGGTTTAGGTTACTTACAAGGTCAAACAGTTGACTTCGTTAACACCAAAGCCTTCCAAGGGACACTCTTGGCTCACATCGATGGCCAAGTGCCTAACTTAGTCGTAAGCATTCCAGCGATGGACGCCTACAGCTTAGGTTACTTAGTCTACTTCTTCGAAATTGCGGTGGCTATTTCTGGTTACCTCAATGGGGTTAACCCATTCGACCAACCAGGGGTAGAAGCCTACAAGAAGAATATGTTTGCCCTCTTAGGCAAGCCAGGTTTTGAAGACTTAGCTGCAGAATTGAACAGCCGCTTATAA
- a CDS encoding divergent PAP2 family protein gives MNTILLTSLVAILFTQAIKYPIALVTSRHKVKVNIVMTTGGMPSSHSAAVSSLITSLVLEYGFESPLVAIATIFGVIVMFDSMGVRRQSGEQGLLLNLLAKRRLQDPEIQADFRRLQESYDIDHYEDMIIEKYLGHRPTEVVVGVLVGVLVAFVSRAIYLSL, from the coding sequence ATGAATACTATATTGCTGACATCTCTTGTCGCGATTCTCTTCACTCAAGCTATTAAATACCCTATTGCCCTCGTGACTAGCCGTCATAAGGTCAAAGTAAATATTGTCATGACGACTGGCGGCATGCCAAGTTCGCATTCGGCCGCAGTTAGCAGCCTGATTACCAGCCTAGTGCTGGAATACGGCTTTGAATCCCCTCTGGTGGCCATCGCCACTATTTTCGGGGTCATCGTCATGTTTGACTCCATGGGCGTACGTCGCCAGAGTGGCGAACAGGGCCTCCTGCTCAACCTCTTAGCTAAGCGTCGCCTGCAAGATCCGGAGATCCAAGCTGACTTCCGCCGTCTGCAAGAAAGCTACGACATCGATCATTATGAGGATATGATCATCGAAAAATACCTGGGCCATCGCCCCACCGAAGTGGTGGTCGGCGTCTTAGTCGGCGTTCTAGTCGCCTTCGTCAGCCGGGCCATCTATCTCAGTCTCTAA
- a CDS encoding GTP pyrophosphokinase family protein, with translation MSHEAIYGAYGAYLAPLMQDLIRKLEDYNKDHKAVTGFKLYEHLIYRVKAEDSMRDKCRRKGLEQTPQSALRVIRDAIGVRIVTGFVEDIYKLVDRLRQEDGYEVVEEKDYISQVKPNGYRSYHVILEVETDYPDCQGQTPGRYYIEVQLRTIAMDSWASLEHQMKYKHDIANPERISRELKRCADELASCDLTMQTIRHLIQGGEVHADPAS, from the coding sequence ATGTCACATGAGGCAATATACGGCGCCTACGGGGCCTACCTAGCGCCGCTTATGCAAGACTTGATTAGAAAACTGGAAGACTATAATAAGGATCACAAGGCTGTCACGGGATTCAAGCTCTATGAGCACCTGATATACCGGGTTAAGGCCGAGGACTCGATGCGGGACAAGTGCCGGCGCAAAGGCCTGGAGCAGACGCCGCAGTCAGCCCTCAGAGTCATTCGCGATGCTATTGGCGTCCGAATTGTCACGGGCTTTGTCGAAGATATTTATAAGCTAGTCGACCGCCTGCGTCAGGAAGATGGCTATGAGGTAGTGGAGGAGAAGGACTATATCAGCCAAGTTAAGCCCAATGGTTACCGTTCCTACCATGTCATTTTAGAGGTAGAGACCGACTATCCGGACTGTCAGGGGCAGACGCCGGGTCGTTATTATATCGAGGTTCAGCTCAGAACCATCGCCATGGATTCCTGGGCCAGCCTGGAGCATCAGATGAAGTACAAGCATGATATTGCCAATCCAGAGCGCATCAGTCGCGAGCTCAAACGCTGCGCCGACGAGCTGGCTTCCTGTGATTTGACCATGCAGACCATTCGACACTTAATCCAAGGGGGTGAGGTCCATGCGGATCCTGCTAGCTGA
- a CDS encoding YutD family protein: MTQRDNNISYQIDSILTDVSQDQVQEDKQIRQINEDHLLIKEEPYQLVLNYREGFDLLAFENRYQEYFEKFDFIVGDWGFEQLRLRGFYQIGQAKVPKDQTIDFLEDYLNEYCNFGCRYFVLAKEREVAKYAKLKDKAKTKPAPIEKKVGETKQLAKIQVKEDPNRFKGNKVDAPAKGGKKPFKKRNRRPAAGDQAAPKQAPAAAKQRKNNFVIKQKNKTNP, from the coding sequence ATGACCCAACGCGATAATAATATATCCTATCAAATCGACTCCATCCTGACCGACGTTAGTCAGGACCAAGTCCAAGAAGACAAGCAAATTCGCCAAATTAACGAAGACCACCTGCTGATTAAGGAGGAACCTTATCAATTGGTTCTCAACTACCGTGAGGGCTTCGACTTGCTAGCCTTCGAGAATCGCTACCAAGAATACTTCGAGAAGTTCGACTTCATTGTCGGGGACTGGGGCTTTGAACAGTTACGCCTACGAGGCTTCTATCAAATCGGCCAGGCCAAGGTGCCTAAGGATCAGACCATTGATTTCCTAGAAGACTATCTCAATGAATACTGTAACTTTGGCTGTCGATACTTCGTCCTAGCCAAGGAGCGGGAAGTGGCTAAATACGCCAAACTCAAAGACAAGGCTAAGACTAAGCCGGCCCCAATCGAGAAAAAGGTAGGCGAGACCAAGCAACTAGCTAAGATTCAAGTTAAGGAAGATCCAAATCGCTTCAAGGGCAACAAGGTGGATGCGCCGGCTAAGGGCGGCAAGAAGCCTTTCAAGAAGCGCAACCGTCGCCCAGCCGCTGGCGATCAGGCGGCCCCTAAACAGGCGCCAGCTGCTGCCAAGCAACGTAAGAATAACTTTGTCATCAAGCAAAAGAACAAAACCAACCCTTAG
- a CDS encoding peptidylprolyl isomerase: protein MTYPQLDLAQASLHALIKTNHGDIKVALFPELAPKTVANFVGLAKQGYYDGVIFHRVIEDFMIQGGDPSGTGMGGESIYGESFEDEFSRELYNLKGALSMANAGPNTNGSQFFIVTASNVPSTMLGQMQELGFPEEIVAAYATEGGTPWLDQRHTVFGHVVEGMDVVIAINKVVTGLQDKPVEPVVIETIDVLE from the coding sequence ATGACATATCCACAACTTGATCTGGCTCAAGCCAGCTTACATGCTTTAATTAAAACCAACCACGGCGACATCAAGGTAGCCCTTTTCCCAGAGCTAGCACCTAAGACCGTGGCTAACTTCGTAGGTCTTGCTAAGCAAGGCTACTATGACGGCGTGATTTTCCATCGGGTCATTGAAGACTTCATGATTCAGGGAGGCGACCCAAGCGGTACCGGTATGGGCGGCGAGAGCATCTACGGCGAGAGCTTCGAAGATGAATTCTCACGTGAGCTCTACAACTTGAAGGGGGCCCTTTCCATGGCTAACGCAGGGCCTAATACCAACGGCAGCCAATTCTTCATCGTGACAGCCAGCAATGTACCAAGCACCATGTTGGGCCAAATGCAGGAACTCGGTTTCCCTGAAGAAATCGTGGCAGCCTATGCGACAGAGGGTGGGACACCTTGGTTGGACCAACGCCACACTGTCTTCGGTCATGTGGTAGAAGGCATGGATGTCGTCATTGCAATCAATAAAGTTGTTACCGGTCTCCAAGATAAACCGGTAGAACCTGTTGTGATTGAGACGATTGATGTGTTAGAATAA
- a CDS encoding CvfD/Ygs/GSP13 family RNA-binding post-transcriptional regulator: MTEFKIGDIVEGQITGIQNYGVFVGLSPTEQGLVHISECKHGYMNELSNQIKVGDKVKVMVIDIDEYTKKISLSMRVLMKLNTPPYPARTKKRAKRHLPDIGFSSVAKKLPEWIDSALQSIEEDRFEVKQQIK; encoded by the coding sequence ATGACTGAATTTAAAATAGGCGATATCGTTGAAGGCCAAATCACAGGTATCCAAAATTATGGTGTTTTCGTTGGCCTCTCGCCAACCGAACAAGGTCTGGTTCATATTTCCGAGTGCAAGCATGGCTACATGAATGAACTCAGCAACCAGATTAAGGTAGGCGACAAGGTCAAGGTCATGGTCATTGACATTGATGAATATACCAAGAAGATTAGCCTGTCCATGCGGGTCTTGATGAAGCTCAACACCCCGCCGTATCCAGCCCGGACCAAGAAGCGCGCCAAGCGCCATTTGCCTGACATTGGTTTTTCCAGTGTGGCTAAGAAGTTACCGGAGTGGATTGACAGCGCCCTTCAATCCATTGAAGAAGATCGCTTTGAAGTCAAGCAACAAATCAAATAA
- a CDS encoding Ohr family peroxiredoxin translates to MSKKISLSTVVNTGGRDGEVKSVTGDLNLKTSMAKKEGYTNPEELFAAGLSACFNGALSFPLQRDGLGDRQRQVRAEVVLLGDLPDTNSLHLAAKLIVSIEGLSPEETLRYVQETENICPYTKAVKGNIEVELVAE, encoded by the coding sequence ATGAGCAAAAAAATTTCATTATCAACCGTCGTGAACACAGGTGGCCGTGATGGCGAAGTTAAATCCGTAACAGGGGACTTAAACCTTAAGACTAGCATGGCTAAAAAAGAAGGCTACACCAACCCAGAAGAACTCTTCGCAGCTGGTTTGTCTGCCTGCTTCAATGGGGCTTTGTCCTTCCCATTACAACGTGATGGCTTAGGCGACCGTCAACGCCAAGTGCGCGCTGAAGTAGTGCTCTTAGGCGACCTGCCAGATACTAACAGCTTGCACCTAGCAGCTAAATTAATTGTATCTATTGAAGGCTTGAGCCCAGAAGAAACCTTACGCTATGTTCAAGAGACAGAAAACATCTGCCCTTACACTAAAGCAGTAAAAGGCAACATCGAAGTGGAATTAGTAGCTGAATAA
- a CDS encoding TIGR01457 family HAD-type hydrolase: protein MKDYAGYLIDLDGTVYFGKNRIPTAEAFIKKLVAQDIPFLFITNNATRSAAQVAQALSTQYELPVTEKHVYTSAMAIIDYLHAHHEGQTVYVVGEAPLKEQVAAAGFTLVENESAQVVVQALDRQTTYEALSIAVLAIRNGAAFLVTNTDSNIPTERGMMPSSGALTSFIQYASQVEPVVMGKPFSPILEGGLHTLGLTKDQVLMIGDNYETDIKVGINAGMDTLLVLTGFTQEEDLKSVPVQPTYVRPDLSTWEL, encoded by the coding sequence ATGAAAGACTACGCAGGTTATTTGATTGATTTAGATGGAACGGTCTACTTCGGCAAGAATCGTATTCCGACAGCCGAAGCCTTCATTAAGAAGTTAGTGGCGCAAGACATTCCCTTCCTCTTCATTACCAATAATGCGACGCGCTCGGCAGCTCAAGTGGCTCAGGCCCTCAGCACCCAGTATGAATTGCCTGTGACCGAGAAGCATGTCTATACCTCCGCCATGGCCATTATTGACTATCTGCATGCCCACCATGAGGGGCAAACGGTTTATGTAGTGGGCGAAGCACCCCTTAAGGAACAGGTGGCAGCAGCCGGCTTCACGCTAGTGGAAAATGAATCGGCTCAAGTGGTGGTCCAAGCCCTGGACCGTCAGACCACCTATGAAGCCCTGTCCATTGCGGTCCTAGCTATCCGTAATGGTGCGGCCTTCTTGGTGACCAATACCGACAGTAATATCCCAACTGAACGGGGCATGATGCCAAGCTCAGGAGCCTTGACTTCCTTTATTCAGTATGCCAGTCAGGTAGAACCGGTCGTTATGGGCAAACCTTTCAGTCCTATTCTGGAAGGTGGTCTCCATACCCTGGGCTTGACCAAGGATCAAGTCCTCATGATTGGTGATAATTACGAGACCGACATCAAGGTGGGGATTAATGCCGGTATGGATACCCTACTCGTCTTAACAGGCTTCACTCAAGAAGAAGATCTCAAGTCCGTGCCAGTGCAACCAACCTACGTCCGGCCAGACCTCTCCACTTGGGAGCTCTAG
- a CDS encoding TIGR01906 family membrane protein yields the protein MEQIRAWIRAGVSLLGGLANAVLGTVILAPLLYGAYLQLGWIPRIAGLSKAAIYDDFMRIWTYLWQVWRPSLELAHFASSAGGRQHFAEVRTLIIGLVLLALLLNVLIWRWARQEQFNSWSYWQALKQGQWGLALLGLGMLLFFDQAFVAFHRLFFANELWLFDPRLDPVIWILPQSYFLGLTALILAFYVLWSWLFAKFFAPQAF from the coding sequence ATGGAACAAATAAGGGCATGGATTCGGGCGGGAGTCAGTCTCTTGGGTGGCCTGGCCAATGCTGTTCTAGGCACCGTCATCTTAGCGCCCCTGCTCTATGGGGCCTATCTGCAACTAGGCTGGATTCCACGTATTGCAGGCCTGTCAAAGGCAGCAATCTATGATGACTTTATGCGCATCTGGACCTATCTATGGCAAGTCTGGCGGCCTAGCCTAGAACTAGCACATTTTGCCAGTTCAGCCGGAGGGCGTCAGCACTTTGCTGAGGTTCGGACGCTCATAATTGGCCTGGTCTTGTTAGCTCTCCTGCTCAATGTCCTTATCTGGCGCTGGGCCCGCCAAGAGCAATTCAACTCCTGGTCCTATTGGCAGGCGCTTAAGCAAGGCCAGTGGGGGCTAGCCCTACTAGGACTAGGGATGCTACTCTTCTTTGACCAGGCCTTTGTGGCCTTCCATCGGCTCTTCTTCGCCAATGAGCTCTGGCTCTTCGATCCGCGTCTGGACCCCGTCATTTGGATTCTACCTCAGTCTTATTTTTTGGGACTGACGGCACTTATTCTGGCCTTCTATGTCTTGTGGTCCTGGCTTTTTGCCAAATTCTTCGCTCCTCAAGCATTTTGA
- a CDS encoding ABC transporter ATP-binding protein — translation MFQSLLAEIKEYKKPSFLASFYMFLEVIFEISIPFVMALLLDKGVQMGDMQQVALYGGIMLVCAFLSLFCGMQSARYGAFASAGFAKNLRKALFAKVQSFSFENIDRFSSGGLVTRMMTDVTNVQNSYQMIIRVGVRAPLNLIFAIWATFLINGQMAMIFVWVALFLGSVLALILKIVYPLFTEVFKAYDNLNSSIQENITNMRVVKSYVKEAQETTKFHTASGRIYRMFMKAINVSVLSTPAMMLSMYASFLMISWMGAHLIVVGNMTTGELTSMFSYTMTILMSLMMLMMIFVMLVLSIASVERINEVLKTQSTIVSPENGLTQVADGSIEFQEVSFAYTDENGDKAHVLEGINLSIQSGEVIGILGGTGSGKSSLVQLIPRLYDVEAGAVKVGGQDVRDYDLDSLRRQVAMVLQTNVLFSGTIKENMRWGKKDATDAEIEAACKLAQAHEFISEFKDGYDTMIERGGANVSGGQRQRLCIARALLMNPKILILDDSTSAVDTKTDSLIRQGLATSLKETTKLIIGQRISSIQEADRIVVLNDGKIDAIGNHEQLLANNAIYQEVYQMQTQGKEAASDGE, via the coding sequence ATGTTTCAATCATTGCTTGCTGAGATTAAGGAGTACAAGAAACCCTCATTCTTAGCATCCTTTTATATGTTTTTGGAAGTCATTTTTGAGATTTCCATTCCCTTTGTCATGGCCCTGCTCTTAGACAAGGGCGTGCAGATGGGGGATATGCAGCAGGTGGCCCTTTATGGTGGCATCATGTTGGTCTGTGCCTTTTTATCCCTCTTCTGTGGTATGCAGTCTGCCCGCTACGGGGCCTTTGCTTCGGCTGGCTTTGCTAAGAACTTGCGTAAGGCCCTCTTCGCCAAGGTTCAGTCCTTCTCCTTCGAGAATATTGACCGCTTCTCTTCTGGGGGGCTGGTTACCCGTATGATGACCGACGTGACCAACGTTCAGAACTCCTATCAAATGATTATCCGGGTGGGCGTACGGGCACCGCTTAACTTGATTTTTGCCATTTGGGCGACCTTCCTCATTAATGGCCAGATGGCCATGATTTTTGTCTGGGTAGCTCTATTCTTAGGGAGTGTACTAGCCCTCATTCTTAAGATTGTCTATCCACTTTTCACTGAGGTCTTCAAGGCTTACGACAACCTCAACAGCAGTATTCAAGAAAATATCACCAATATGCGGGTGGTTAAGTCCTATGTTAAGGAAGCCCAGGAGACTACTAAGTTTCATACTGCTTCTGGCAGAATTTACCGCATGTTCATGAAGGCTATTAATGTCAGCGTCTTAAGCACGCCAGCTATGATGCTGTCTATGTATGCTTCCTTCCTTATGATTTCTTGGATGGGGGCCCATCTCATTGTGGTCGGCAACATGACGACCGGGGAGCTCACTTCGATGTTCTCCTACACTATGACCATTCTCATGTCCCTCATGATGCTCATGATGATTTTCGTCATGCTAGTCCTATCCATCGCCTCAGTTGAACGGATTAATGAAGTCCTCAAGACCCAGTCTACCATTGTCTCGCCTGAAAATGGCTTGACTCAAGTGGCTGACGGCAGTATTGAATTCCAAGAGGTTAGCTTTGCCTATACTGATGAAAATGGTGATAAGGCCCATGTCCTAGAAGGCATCAACCTCAGCATTCAGTCTGGTGAGGTTATCGGGATTTTAGGCGGGACCGGGTCTGGTAAATCCAGTCTGGTTCAACTCATTCCGCGTCTCTACGATGTCGAAGCCGGTGCTGTCAAGGTTGGGGGACAGGATGTCCGCGACTATGATCTTGATAGCCTGCGTCGCCAAGTGGCCATGGTCTTACAGACCAATGTGCTCTTTTCCGGGACTATTAAGGAAAATATGCGCTGGGGTAAGAAGGATGCCACTGACGCCGAAATCGAAGCAGCCTGCAAGCTGGCTCAGGCCCACGAATTTATCTCCGAGTTCAAGGATGGTTACGACACCATGATTGAACGTGGCGGGGCTAACGTGTCTGGTGGTCAGCGTCAACGGCTCTGTATTGCCCGCGCCTTGCTCATGAATCCTAAGATTCTGATTCTGGATGACTCCACCTCGGCCGTGGATACTAAGACCGACAGTCTGATTCGTCAGGGCTTGGCTACTAGTCTTAAGGAGACCACCAAGCTCATTATCGGTCAGCGGATTTCATCTATTCAAGAGGCCGACCGCATTGTGGTCTTGAATGACGGCAAAATCGATGCCATTGGCAATCATGAGCAGCTGCTAGCAAACAATGCTATCTATCAAGAAGTCTATCAAATGCAAACCCAAGGAAAGGAGGCGGCCTCAGATGGAGAATAA